One Parageobacillus sp. KH3-4 genomic region harbors:
- a CDS encoding purine-nucleoside phosphorylase, translated as MNKQAIEKAARYLQEKFPTPPRIGLILGSGLGVLADEIEQAVKIPYEQIPGFPVSTVEGHAGRLVYGQLEGATVVAMQGRFHYYEGYRLDQVTFPVRVMKAIGVKELIVTNAAGGVNERFQPGDLMIIADHINNMGGNPLIGPNDPELGVRFPDMTEAYSRRLRELAKHVAKQLDIPVQEGVYVANSGPSYETPAEIRMIRAIGGDAVGMSTVPEVIVARHAQMEVLGISCISNMAAGISDQPLTHDEVIETTEKAKANFLRLVKAIVAEMVKN; from the coding sequence ATGAATAAACAGGCGATAGAAAAAGCAGCTCGTTATTTGCAAGAAAAATTTCCGACACCTCCACGCATTGGTCTAATTCTTGGATCGGGCCTTGGCGTTCTCGCCGATGAAATTGAACAGGCGGTGAAAATTCCGTACGAGCAGATTCCAGGGTTTCCTGTGTCCACGGTCGAAGGACATGCAGGTCGGCTTGTTTACGGCCAGCTTGAAGGTGCGACGGTTGTCGCCATGCAAGGCCGTTTTCATTATTATGAAGGGTACCGCTTGGATCAGGTGACATTCCCAGTCCGCGTCATGAAAGCGATTGGCGTCAAAGAGCTGATCGTAACAAACGCGGCGGGAGGTGTGAATGAACGTTTTCAGCCGGGAGATTTAATGATTATTGCGGACCACATCAATAATATGGGAGGCAACCCGTTAATCGGTCCGAATGATCCTGAACTTGGCGTCCGCTTCCCGGATATGACGGAAGCCTATAGCAGACGTTTGCGCGAGTTAGCGAAACATGTGGCGAAACAGCTTGATATTCCGGTTCAAGAAGGAGTTTATGTGGCCAACAGCGGGCCTTCTTACGAAACACCGGCGGAAATCCGCATGATTCGCGCGATTGGCGGCGACGCGGTCGGCATGTCGACCGTGCCTGAAGTAATTGTCGCGCGCCATGCCCAAATGGAAGTATTAGGTATTTCCTGCATTTCCAATATGGCGGCGGGGATTTCCGATCAGCCGCTTACGCATGATGAAGTGATCGAGACGACAGAAAAAGCAAAAGCAAACTTTTTGCGGCTAGTCAAAGCGATTGTCGCCGAAATGGTGAAAAACTAA
- a CDS encoding CDGSH iron-sulfur domain-containing protein, producing MAKVQIKVNDNGSYRVIGDVELIDAEGNKFVTKQTFSLCRCGLSNNKPFCDGAHKGKFHSVVRATPSQS from the coding sequence ATGGCAAAAGTGCAAATCAAAGTGAACGACAACGGCTCCTATCGCGTCATTGGCGACGTGGAGCTTATTGATGCGGAAGGAAATAAATTTGTGACAAAACAAACGTTTTCGCTTTGCCGATGCGGCCTGTCCAACAATAAGCCATTTTGCGACGGCGCCCATAAAGGAAAATTCCATTCTGTTGTCCGCGCCACTCCATCCCAATCGTAA
- the spoIIM gene encoding stage II sporulation protein M, giving the protein MRRHPVKSVIAVHMREHASVYLFVIVLFLMGVIFGAIVVNSLNFGQKQDLYYYLTQFFGQVSKGNIAGVHDMFQQSYFHNLKYIAFMWVLGISVIGLPIIFILLFLKGIVVGFTVGFLVNQMGWQGFLLSFVSVMPQNLIIIPAFLVMGVVSISFSLQMVRNQFMKRGHEPIFPMIMRYTMVMILISISLLVSSSLEAYVSPLLMKQVIEMVGSK; this is encoded by the coding sequence ATGAGAAGACATCCAGTAAAATCAGTGATTGCCGTACATATGCGCGAGCATGCGTCTGTATATTTATTTGTGATTGTGCTATTTTTAATGGGAGTGATTTTTGGCGCGATTGTTGTCAACAGCTTGAACTTCGGCCAAAAGCAAGATTTGTACTATTATTTAACGCAATTTTTTGGACAAGTATCGAAAGGAAATATTGCCGGGGTCCACGATATGTTCCAGCAAAGTTACTTCCATAATTTGAAATATATCGCTTTCATGTGGGTGCTGGGCATTTCGGTGATAGGGCTGCCGATTATTTTCATTTTATTATTTTTAAAAGGAATCGTTGTCGGGTTTACTGTCGGATTTTTAGTGAACCAAATGGGATGGCAAGGGTTTTTGTTATCTTTTGTGTCCGTGATGCCGCAAAATTTAATTATTATTCCAGCGTTTCTGGTGATGGGAGTGGTTTCGATTTCATTTTCCCTGCAAATGGTGCGCAATCAATTTATGAAGCGGGGACATGAGCCAATTTTTCCGATGATTATGCGCTATACGATGGTGATGATATTGATTAGCATAAGCTTACTCGTTTCCTCGTCTCTTGAGGCGTACGTATCCCCGTTATTGATGAAACAGGTCATTGAAATGGTCGGGAGTAAATAA
- a CDS encoding YqzH family protein, whose product MDEKWLTKLIRNCLRQYGYDPESLPLNDSEWKQLREKILFAITNDEEMDVYEIVNDVIYEYITK is encoded by the coding sequence ATGGATGAAAAATGGCTAACAAAACTTATTCGCAATTGCTTGCGGCAATATGGATATGATCCGGAATCGCTTCCGCTTAACGATTCAGAATGGAAACAACTGCGTGAAAAAATTTTATTCGCAATAACAAACGACGAAGAGATGGACGTGTATGAAATTGTCAATGATGTCATTTATGAATATATAACGAAATAA
- the xerD gene encoding site-specific tyrosine recombinase XerD: MEHELKDFLHYLTVERNLAKNTIVSYERDLKKYAHYLRHVEQIQSWNDVSRLHIMQFLKFLKEKGNSPKTIARHIASIRSFHQFLLREKVAEQDPSVHIESPQMERTLPKVLSLEEVEALLEAPKTNTPIGIRDKAMIELLYATGMRVSELVNLNLSDVHLTMGFVRCYGKGNKERIVPVGSMALNALKAYLETARPKLINPKKRATDALFLNHYGNRLTRQGFWKILKKLAKEANIEKELTPHTLRHSFATHLLENGADLRAVQELLGHADISTTQIYTHVTKTRLKDVYKQFHPRA, translated from the coding sequence TTGGAACATGAATTGAAAGATTTTCTTCATTATTTGACGGTAGAACGAAATTTGGCGAAAAATACGATTGTTTCTTATGAAAGAGATTTAAAGAAATACGCGCACTATTTGCGCCATGTCGAGCAAATTCAGTCATGGAACGACGTGTCGCGCCTTCATATTATGCAATTTTTAAAGTTTTTGAAAGAAAAAGGAAACTCTCCGAAGACGATTGCGCGCCATATTGCGTCGATTCGCTCGTTTCATCAATTTCTTCTTCGCGAAAAAGTAGCGGAACAAGATCCGTCGGTGCATATCGAATCGCCGCAAATGGAGCGAACGTTGCCGAAAGTGCTGTCTCTGGAAGAAGTGGAGGCGCTTTTAGAAGCGCCGAAAACGAATACGCCGATCGGCATTCGCGACAAAGCGATGATAGAATTGTTGTATGCGACGGGAATGCGCGTCAGTGAACTCGTGAATTTAAATCTTTCCGACGTGCATTTGACGATGGGCTTTGTCCGCTGCTACGGAAAGGGAAATAAGGAGCGGATCGTTCCGGTCGGCAGCATGGCGCTGAACGCGTTAAAAGCATATCTTGAAACAGCGCGGCCAAAATTAATAAATCCGAAAAAGCGGGCAACTGATGCGTTGTTTTTAAACCATTATGGGAATCGCTTAACGAGGCAAGGGTTTTGGAAGATTTTAAAAAAACTCGCAAAAGAAGCAAACATCGAAAAAGAACTGACGCCGCATACGCTGCGGCATTCGTTTGCCACGCATCTGCTTGAAAACGGTGCCGATTTGCGCGCCGTACAAGAACTGTTAGGCCATGCCGATATTTCAACGACGCAAATTTATACTCATGTTACGAAAACGCGCTTGAAAGATGTATATAAGCAATTTCATCCTCGCGCGTAG
- a CDS encoding YqzK family protein gives MKAVWQIIKVFLLFTGCTLLFYYSLVWFNREYENYHRYDEPHGSAVEVSTTENPSFKWIDRLLFFYRNGE, from the coding sequence ATGAAAGCAGTATGGCAGATCATAAAAGTGTTTCTTTTATTTACGGGGTGCACGCTTTTATTTTATTATAGTCTTGTATGGTTCAATCGAGAATACGAGAATTACCACCGCTATGATGAGCCGCATGGATCAGCGGTGGAAGTGTCGACAACGGAAAACCCGTCATTCAAATGGATAGATCGGTTACTATTTTTTTATCGCAATGGGGAGTAG
- a CDS encoding YqkC family protein produces MNDKLKQITNVAKQKTWVSFLHENDPYSLLHWSIAGVYQEPKDVWLLQNEMTFETKEFATLDEAVAWMGKHMPNITEVL; encoded by the coding sequence GTGAACGATAAACTCAAACAAATCACGAACGTAGCGAAGCAAAAAACATGGGTGTCGTTTTTGCATGAAAACGATCCGTACAGTTTGCTGCATTGGTCGATTGCCGGCGTCTATCAAGAGCCAAAGGACGTCTGGCTTTTGCAGAATGAAATGACGTTTGAAACAAAAGAATTTGCCACACTCGATGAAGCGGTAGCGTGGATGGGTAAGCACATGCCAAATATTACAGAAGTGTTATAA
- a CDS encoding YqkE family protein, with protein MDLRQKNQAKRTDESFTLKDRLNEELFAKLKEKKREWERQEQRRKEEEEARKREERRKREEQKTFAELLNESDLDWRNFK; from the coding sequence GTGGATCTGCGGCAAAAAAATCAAGCAAAACGAACGGACGAATCGTTTACGTTGAAGGACCGCTTAAATGAGGAGTTGTTCGCTAAGCTGAAGGAGAAGAAACGGGAATGGGAGCGGCAAGAACAGCGTCGAAAAGAGGAAGAAGAAGCACGGAAGCGCGAAGAGCGGCGCAAACGCGAAGAACAAAAAACATTTGCAGAGCTGTTGAATGAAAGCGATTTGGATTGGCGGAATTTTAAGTAA
- a CDS encoding endonuclease Q family protein, which produces MRNYYVDLHIHLGRTASFRPVKITGAKTLTLANILHEAAHVKGLHMVGIIDCHVPEVLDELERGVEEKGWKEHDGGGVAIGSVTLLLGSEIEVYDEHCQGPIHVLAFLPTIEAMRAFSEWLKERVKNISLSSQRMYGTGRELQVVVKQLGGLFVPAHAFTPFKSLYGKGVKKSLTEVFNPDFIDAIELGLSADTKMADQIAELHRYPYLSNSDAHSLRKLAREYQVIRMNAPTFTELKKALRKQEGRMIVANYGLNPKLGKYHQTTCERCFKPMDPQEKRCPSCGHHRQIKGVFDRLQELKTGGTPPERPPYIYQVPLEFIPGLGAKTYEKLLARFGTEMHVLHQATEEELQESVGEKLAKFIVLARKGELSIQAGGGGKYGKIASE; this is translated from the coding sequence ATGCGTAACTATTATGTCGATTTGCATATTCATCTCGGCCGAACTGCTTCTTTTCGGCCAGTAAAAATCACAGGCGCAAAAACATTAACGCTCGCTAACATTTTACACGAGGCAGCGCATGTCAAAGGATTACATATGGTCGGTATCATCGACTGCCATGTTCCGGAAGTGCTTGATGAATTGGAACGGGGAGTGGAAGAAAAAGGATGGAAAGAGCACGATGGCGGTGGCGTCGCGATCGGTTCTGTGACATTATTGTTAGGAAGCGAAATCGAAGTATATGATGAACATTGCCAAGGACCTATCCACGTGCTGGCGTTTTTGCCGACGATCGAGGCGATGCGCGCGTTTTCGGAATGGTTAAAAGAGCGTGTGAAAAATATTTCCCTTAGTTCGCAGCGCATGTACGGAACCGGACGTGAATTACAGGTGGTTGTAAAACAATTAGGCGGTTTATTTGTTCCAGCACATGCATTCACTCCTTTTAAGAGTTTGTATGGCAAAGGAGTGAAAAAAAGCTTAACGGAAGTGTTTAATCCCGATTTCATAGACGCGATAGAACTAGGATTAAGCGCGGATACAAAAATGGCTGACCAGATTGCCGAGCTGCATCGCTATCCGTACCTTTCCAATTCGGACGCTCATTCACTACGAAAACTGGCGCGCGAATACCAAGTCATCCGCATGAACGCCCCGACGTTTACCGAATTGAAAAAAGCGTTGCGAAAGCAAGAGGGGAGAATGATTGTTGCCAACTACGGCTTAAATCCGAAACTAGGGAAGTACCATCAAACGACGTGCGAACGGTGTTTCAAACCGATGGATCCCCAGGAAAAACGATGCCCATCATGCGGCCACCACCGGCAAATTAAAGGTGTGTTTGACCGCCTTCAAGAGCTAAAAACAGGGGGAACCCCGCCAGAACGACCTCCGTATATTTACCAAGTGCCACTTGAGTTTATTCCAGGGCTTGGCGCAAAAACATATGAAAAATTACTCGCCCGCTTCGGTACGGAGATGCACGTGCTTCATCAGGCGACGGAAGAAGAATTACAAGAGAGCGTAGGCGAAAAACTTGCCAAATTCATCGTGCTCGCGCGCAAAGGAGAGCTTTCCATTCAGGCAGGGGGCGGCGGAAAATACGGAAAAATCGCTTCGGAATAG
- a CDS encoding Fur family transcriptional regulator, translating into MEDRIDRIKKQLHTAGYKLTPQREATVRVLLEHEEDHLSAEDVYLLVKEKSPEIGLATVYRTLELLTELKIVDKINFGDGVSRYDLRKEGAAHFHHHLVCIECGSVAEIQEDLLEEVEEIVERDWKFKIKDHRLTFHGICYRCQQKHEEEQNQKE; encoded by the coding sequence ATGGAAGATCGAATCGACCGAATCAAGAAGCAATTGCATACTGCCGGTTATAAATTGACACCGCAGCGGGAAGCGACAGTACGTGTCTTGTTAGAACATGAGGAAGATCATTTAAGCGCAGAAGACGTCTACCTCCTCGTTAAAGAAAAATCTCCAGAAATTGGATTAGCTACTGTATACCGGACGCTCGAACTGTTAACAGAACTAAAAATTGTCGATAAAATCAACTTTGGGGATGGTGTGTCTCGCTACGATCTGCGCAAGGAAGGGGCGGCTCACTTTCACCACCATTTAGTTTGTATTGAATGTGGGTCAGTAGCGGAAATTCAAGAAGATTTATTGGAGGAAGTAGAAGAAATTGTCGAACGGGACTGGAAGTTTAAAATTAAAGACCACCGTCTAACGTTTCATGGAATTTGTTATCGTTGCCAGCAAAAACACGAGGAAGAACAAAATCAAAAAGAATAA
- a CDS encoding iron-sulfur cluster biosynthesis family protein gives MNITFTDKAIEQLTPILTQTGRMLKLKYDTDGCGCLVNGVIALSLVDEADDDDIAVETNFVPVFVEKSRLVFYDDTMTIDVVEGIGCFQLKSPGQILSPRMPLVKVSEQCER, from the coding sequence GTGAATATTACATTTACGGATAAAGCGATCGAACAGCTTACCCCTATTTTAACGCAAACGGGGAGAATGTTAAAGCTCAAATATGATACAGATGGGTGTGGATGCCTTGTCAACGGTGTCATTGCATTATCGTTAGTCGACGAGGCGGATGATGACGATATTGCGGTTGAAACGAATTTTGTTCCTGTTTTTGTTGAAAAGTCTCGCCTTGTTTTTTATGACGACACGATGACGATTGACGTTGTGGAAGGGATCGGCTGTTTTCAATTGAAAAGCCCCGGGCAAATTTTAAGTCCTCGCATGCCGCTTGTAAAAGTGAGTGAGCAATGTGAACGATAA
- a CDS encoding aldo/keto reductase, whose protein sequence is MQKRRIGLSDLYVSEIGLGCMSLGTDEQKAIRIIHEALERGINYLDTADLYDRGLNEEFVGKAIKGKRDQVILATKVGNRWEDGKDGWFWDPSKKYIKSEVKESLRRLQTDYIDLYQLHGGTIDDPIDETIEAFEELKQEGLIRYYGISSIRPNVIREYVKRSNIVSVMMQYSLLDRRPEELFPLLSEHNISVIARGPVAKGLLTERPLEAASASVKENGYLDYTYEELKTLIPKLKAKTAEHRSFTATALQFCLYDPVVAAAIPGASSIEQLIENINAASAPRLTKEEYEWLRQHTKASMYNMHR, encoded by the coding sequence ATGCAAAAACGGCGCATCGGTTTGTCAGATTTATATGTCAGCGAAATCGGGCTCGGCTGCATGTCGCTTGGCACGGACGAACAAAAAGCAATCCGTATTATTCATGAAGCGCTGGAGCGCGGCATTAACTATTTAGACACGGCCGATCTTTACGACCGCGGATTAAATGAAGAGTTTGTCGGAAAGGCGATCAAAGGAAAGCGCGATCAAGTCATACTTGCGACAAAAGTCGGCAACCGCTGGGAAGATGGAAAAGACGGGTGGTTTTGGGATCCGTCCAAAAAATATATTAAATCGGAAGTAAAAGAAAGTTTGCGCCGTCTGCAAACGGATTACATCGACTTATATCAGCTCCACGGCGGCACGATTGATGATCCGATCGACGAAACGATTGAAGCGTTCGAAGAGTTAAAACAAGAAGGGTTGATCCGCTATTACGGCATTTCTTCGATTCGTCCGAACGTCATCCGTGAATATGTAAAACGGTCGAATATTGTCAGCGTCATGATGCAATACAGCTTGCTCGACCGCCGTCCGGAAGAATTGTTTCCGCTGCTAAGCGAACATAACATCAGCGTCATCGCCCGCGGACCTGTTGCGAAAGGATTGCTTACAGAGCGGCCGTTAGAGGCGGCAAGCGCTTCTGTGAAAGAAAACGGTTATCTTGATTATACATACGAAGAATTGAAAACATTGATTCCAAAGTTAAAAGCGAAAACAGCCGAACACCGTTCGTTTACGGCAACGGCGCTGCAGTTTTGCTTATATGATCCGGTCGTCGCCGCTGCCATTCCAGGGGCAAGCAGCATCGAACAGCTCATTGAGAACATAAACGCCGCTTCCGCCCCACGCTTAACCAAGGAAGAATATGAATGGCTCCGTCAGCATACGAAAGCTTCGATGTACAACATGCATCGGTGA
- the deoB gene encoding phosphopentomutase, whose protein sequence is MIMSHTYKRVFLIVMDSVGIGAAPDAEKYNDQGADTLGHIAEHRGGLHMPNMAKLGLSNIREIKGIPKAEKPLAYYTKMQEASAGKDTMTGHWEIMGLRIDKPFRVFPNGFPKELIGELEKRTGRKVIGNKPASGTAIIEELGKEHMETGAIIVYTSADSVLQIAAHEEIVPLEELYHICKIARELTLDEKYMVGRVIARPFIGTPGNFQRTANRHDYALKPFGRTVMNELKDAGYEVIAIGKISDIYDNEGVTKSLRTKSNMDGMDKLEDTLKMDFTGLSFVNLVDFDAMYGHRRDPKGYGDALEEFDARLSDVLPLLKNDDLLIITADHGNDPVHHGTDHTREYVPLIVYSPSMSGGKALPLRETFADVGATIADNFHVKMPPHGTSFLADLK, encoded by the coding sequence ATGATAATGAGCCATACATACAAACGGGTTTTTTTGATTGTCATGGACTCCGTCGGCATTGGCGCGGCGCCAGATGCCGAAAAATATAATGATCAAGGCGCGGATACGCTTGGCCATATCGCCGAGCATCGCGGCGGGCTGCACATGCCGAATATGGCAAAGCTCGGCTTAAGCAACATTCGCGAAATCAAAGGCATTCCAAAAGCGGAAAAACCGCTTGCCTATTATACGAAAATGCAAGAAGCGTCCGCCGGAAAAGATACGATGACAGGCCACTGGGAAATTATGGGGCTTCGTATTGACAAACCGTTTCGAGTATTTCCAAACGGATTTCCAAAAGAACTGATTGGCGAATTGGAAAAACGAACGGGCCGAAAAGTCATCGGCAACAAACCAGCAAGCGGTACGGCGATTATTGAGGAGCTTGGCAAAGAACATATGGAAACAGGGGCAATCATTGTTTACACTTCGGCTGACTCCGTGTTGCAAATCGCCGCTCATGAAGAAATTGTGCCGCTTGAGGAACTGTACCATATTTGCAAAATCGCCCGCGAATTGACGCTCGATGAAAAATATATGGTCGGCCGCGTCATTGCGCGCCCGTTCATCGGCACGCCGGGCAATTTCCAACGTACGGCGAACCGGCATGACTATGCGCTGAAGCCGTTCGGCCGCACGGTAATGAACGAATTGAAAGACGCCGGCTATGAAGTGATCGCGATCGGAAAAATTTCCGATATTTACGATAATGAAGGAGTTACAAAATCGTTGCGGACAAAATCCAACATGGACGGAATGGACAAATTGGAAGACACATTGAAAATGGACTTTACAGGGCTAAGCTTTGTCAATCTTGTTGACTTTGATGCGATGTATGGGCATCGCCGTGACCCGAAAGGATACGGGGATGCGCTTGAGGAGTTTGACGCCCGACTTTCTGATGTGCTTCCGCTTTTGAAAAATGATGATCTGCTTATCATCACGGCTGACCATGGAAACGACCCGGTTCATCACGGTACGGACCATACGCGCGAATATGTGCCGCTGATTGTCTATAGTCCAAGCATGAGCGGCGGAAAAGCGCTGCCGCTTCGCGAAACATTTGCCGATGTCGGCGCGACGATCGCTGATAATTTCCACGTGAAGATGCCGCCGCACGGAACAAGCTTTTTAGCTGATTTGAAATAG
- a CDS encoding MFS transporter, whose protein sequence is MEAHSASKTALIMSIISVIFLAANLRAPITSVGPLVPFICEDLGLSNTAAGILTTVPLLAFAVLSPFASRLARAFGMEIVLFVSLLFLLAGHIFRPLGGVSLVFIGTILIGAAIAVDNVLMPALVKEKFSNYVGWMTGVYTVAMNLTGALASGLSVPLASATGFGWRGSLGCWAVLTVVALALWALQLRSRKKDLSQPTGSERRSLWKSRLAWQVTLFMGLQSLLFYTLITWLPTMLQNKGMNPETSGWALFLFQFAQLPFMFIVPVIAEKMKTQTLLVWVTFVLKAAGIGGFLFGSPALVWLWAVMLGIGAGFAFSLAMMLFALRSRSAMQAADLSAMAQSFGYLLAAFGPPLFGSLYDITKGWTLPLFLVLLVSAFLLLAGIGAAKDRYVTES, encoded by the coding sequence ATGGAAGCACATTCTGCTAGCAAAACGGCGTTGATAATGTCAATCATCAGCGTTATTTTTCTTGCCGCGAACCTTCGCGCGCCGATTACGTCGGTGGGACCGCTTGTGCCATTCATCTGCGAAGATCTCGGACTTTCCAACACGGCCGCTGGCATATTGACGACGGTTCCGTTGCTTGCGTTTGCCGTCTTGTCGCCGTTTGCGTCACGCCTCGCTAGAGCGTTTGGAATGGAAATCGTTTTATTCGTTTCGCTTCTTTTTTTGCTGGCGGGGCATATTTTTCGCCCTCTCGGCGGCGTTTCGCTTGTTTTTATCGGTACGATATTGATCGGCGCCGCGATTGCGGTCGATAATGTATTAATGCCAGCGCTCGTTAAAGAAAAATTTTCTAATTACGTTGGCTGGATGACCGGGGTGTATACGGTCGCTATGAACTTGACGGGAGCGCTCGCGTCAGGGTTAAGCGTTCCGCTGGCGTCGGCGACTGGCTTTGGCTGGAGAGGATCGCTTGGTTGTTGGGCGGTGCTAACGGTGGTCGCATTGGCGTTATGGGCGCTGCAACTCCGCAGCCGGAAAAAAGATTTGTCGCAGCCAACCGGCAGCGAGCGAAGATCGCTATGGAAATCGCGCCTTGCTTGGCAAGTGACGTTGTTTATGGGATTGCAGTCTTTATTGTTTTACACGCTTATTACATGGCTTCCAACGATGTTGCAAAATAAAGGCATGAATCCGGAAACGTCGGGATGGGCGTTGTTTTTATTCCAATTCGCGCAACTGCCGTTTATGTTTATCGTTCCGGTCATTGCCGAAAAAATGAAAACGCAAACGCTGCTTGTATGGGTGACGTTTGTGTTAAAAGCGGCGGGAATTGGCGGCTTTTTGTTCGGAAGTCCAGCGCTCGTTTGGTTGTGGGCGGTGATGTTAGGAATCGGAGCCGGTTTTGCTTTTTCTTTGGCGATGATGCTGTTTGCGCTTCGTTCGCGAAGCGCCATGCAAGCGGCGGATTTGTCGGCGATGGCGCAATCATTCGGATATTTGCTTGCCGCTTTCGGACCGCCGCTGTTTGGATCGCTTTACGATATAACAAAGGGATGGACGTTGCCGCTCTTTTTAGTGTTGCTCGTTTCCGCTTTCCTATTATTGGCTGGCATTGGTGCGGCGAAAGACCGTTATGTGACGGAATCGTAA
- a CDS encoding NUDIX hydrolase, producing the protein MEHLIEKTIRKEKIFSGKVVQLYVEDVQLPNGKTSKREVIKHPGAVAIIPVTNEGKLVLVRQYRKALERVLVEIPAGKLEKGEEPLATAHRELEEETGYRARSLYHIASFYTSPGFADELIHLYVAEGLMKVENAASLDEDEFVDILEVTLEEALEMLEKREIYDAKTAYALQYLQWRRAMGEENA; encoded by the coding sequence ATGGAACATTTGATCGAAAAAACGATTCGCAAAGAAAAAATATTCAGCGGCAAAGTCGTTCAATTATACGTAGAAGATGTGCAGCTGCCAAACGGAAAGACGAGCAAGCGGGAAGTCATCAAGCATCCAGGCGCAGTGGCGATTATTCCGGTTACAAATGAAGGAAAACTAGTGCTCGTACGGCAATATCGAAAAGCGCTGGAGCGCGTATTAGTAGAAATTCCGGCAGGTAAGTTAGAAAAAGGGGAGGAGCCGCTCGCGACTGCACACCGCGAATTGGAGGAAGAAACAGGCTACCGTGCTCGTTCGCTATACCACATCGCGTCATTTTACACATCCCCAGGATTTGCTGACGAATTAATTCATTTATACGTAGCGGAAGGGTTAATGAAAGTCGAAAACGCTGCATCGCTCGATGAAGACGAATTTGTCGACATATTGGAAGTGACATTGGAGGAGGCGCTCGAAATGTTGGAAAAACGTGAGATTTATGACGCCAAAACAGCATATGCGCTGCAATATTTGCAATGGCGCCGCGCCATGGGAGAAGAAAATGCGTAA